From the Chaetodon auriga isolate fChaAug3 chromosome 17, fChaAug3.hap1, whole genome shotgun sequence genome, the window ACATATCAGGGGCCTGATTCATGAAAACATATCAGGGGCCAGCTTGGTGTCTGTCTGACACATCTGAGAAGAAACTGAGTGAAGATAATTAAAATTGGTCTGAACTTTGAGCCGCAAAagatttcagtttatttttctcattttcgTCTGATGAACTTGTTTCATGTTATAAACTCACAGAATAAATTAATGACAGTTTTCACATAAATGTCTTTTTCCTGAAGATGTGATTGAATTTGTGAGAGGTGAAAGGAGTTCTGTCTAAACATGTTGTATGAATAGtacaacagccaatcagacggCCAATCAGTTGACCAATCAGAcgagtctgtgtgtctgtagagTTAAGCTTGTTTTTAGTTTAGACTGAAGGTGAACTTgaacctgctgtgtgtttatctgaCCATATGTGTTCATACATTTGACtctgcttgtgtgtctctggTCTCCATGTGTGACACATGTTTTTATACCTACATATATGTGTGTTACTGCATGTGTTACTGCATGCAGGGCGACGTGTTATATCTGACGACGGTTGGTCCTGGATCGTCTCTTGGATGTTCGGTTCCTCATCAGAGCTTTCGGCTGAGGAATGATTGGTTGAGGTGGATGGGCGGGGCTTTGGACTATATGGGCAGGGTTTTGAGGCAGGTGTGCTGGGTTCTGAGGTTTGGCTGAGCGAGACTCcaactttttctttcctccttcttcagAGTCGGAGCTCTCATCTTCTGTAAGGAAACAGTTTGAAACAGAGAATGTGTAC encodes:
- the LOC143335665 gene encoding uncharacterized protein LOC143335665; translation: MNVISPDQPDESLYYGGAPSDISSSSSEIADTPAANQVTAPEPSAAAVNSVEEEDEDESSDSEEGGKKKLESRSAKPQNPAHLPQNPAHIVQSPAHPPQPIIPQPKALMRNRTSKRRSRTNRRQI